From a single Dromaius novaehollandiae isolate bDroNov1 chromosome 30, bDroNov1.hap1, whole genome shotgun sequence genomic region:
- the LOC135324023 gene encoding olfactory receptor 14C36-like — translation MELKDGVAEMGRAEYSLLTVMAYDRYIAVCKPLHYGTLMGSRACVRMAAAAWASGLLYAVLHTANTFSIPLCQGNTVEQFFCEIPQLLKLSCSDSYLRELGVLVVSACLMFGCFIFIVLSYVQIFTAVLRIPSEQGRHKAFSMCLPHLAVVSLFLSTLTFAYLKPPSLSSPAVDLVVAVLYSVVPPAVNPLIYSMRNKELKDALRKIIQLVQCQHQ, via the exons atggagctgaAGGACGGTgttgctgagatggggagag CAGaatattctcttctcacagtcatggcctatgaccgctacattgccgtTTGCAAACcactgcactatgggaccctcatgggcagcagagcttgtgtcagaatggcagcagctgcctgggccagtggcttgctctatgctgtgctgcacactgctaacaccttttcaataccactctgccaaggcaacacagtggagcagttcttctgtgagatcccccagctcctcaagctctcctgctcagactcctacctcagggaacttggggttcttgtggttagtgcgtgtttaatgtttgggtgtttcattttcattgtgctgtcctacgtgcagatcttcactgctgtgctgaggatcccctctgagcagggccgccacaaagccttttccatgtgcctcccacacctggccgtggtctccctgtttctcagcactctcacatttgcctacctgaagcccccctccctctcctccccagctgtggatctggtggtggctgttctgtactcggtggtgcctccagcagtgaaccccctcatctacagcatgaggaacaaggagctcaaggatgccctgaggaaaatTATTCAGCTGGTACAATGTCAGCATCAATAG